In Galactobacillus timonensis, the genomic window GCGCTGTTTGAAGCCTATCCAACCGTGCAGGATCTTGCGGCTGCGAAGCAGAGCGATGTAGAGAGGTATATTGCCACTTTGGGGCTTTACCGCAATAAGGCACGCTCGATCATCGGCTTTGCCAGGGACGTTGTGGAGCGTTACAACGGCGAGATTCCTTCCTCGATGGAAGATTTGACGTCGCTTCCCGGAGTCGGCCGCAAATGTGCCAATGTCATTCGCAGCGAGTGCTTTGGAATCCCTTCGCTGGCCGTCGATACGCATGTGTCGAGAATTGCCAAGCGGCTGAAACTGGCGGCAGAGAAAGACGATGTGGATACGATTGAGAGGAAGCTGTGCCGCAAGTTTCCGAAGGAAACCTGGATTTCTGTGCATCATCATATGATCTTCTTTGGAAGATACCTGTGTCATGCGCGCAATCCGGAATGCTGGCGCTGTCCGTTTGTTCAGGACTGCCGCGAGAAAAAGAAATACTTTGGCAAAACGGAAAAGGCCGGGGAACGGTCGTGATCACAGATCTGTGACCATGACCGTCTCCGGTCTTTTTTTTAAAAAAATCCTCATTTGCACCAAGGTGGTGGAAGAACGGGTTGCAGTTCTGATCCAGGGCTATAATGATCGTGTCCTGGAAAGGGGACAGATCAGGAAGTCTCCAGGAGTTGATTAGCGCTGACTTGGCGGTTTCGTTAGTCAACTCCTGGAAACTTCAAACCGCCAAACAAATGAATAATCTCAAGAAGAACCGTCACTTCTGGGGACGGTCTTTGAGAAAGCTTGAATGGGACAAGTACCATGACATTTCAGATTCTCAAAAGCTCATTTCCCATACCATTCACGAATGGTATAATGCCAAACACCCAGAGTTTTCGGCAGATGAAATCAAATTTCTGAATAACAGAAATATTGAATCCTGCCCGCATTGCGGCAGCACGAATTTCATCAAGTATGGTTTTTATAAGAATGGCATGCGCTGTTACCTCTGCCATGATTGCGGGCATAAGTTTTCACCTATTACCAACACAATATTTGATGATCGGAAGATTCCAATCTCCGAATGGATTGAATATCTTCTGTATCTGTTTGAATTTCATTCTATTAATTCATCTGCCAGGGATAATCGAAACGCCGAAAGCACAGGCAGATACTGGCTGAAAAAGGTATTTTTTGTTCTGAATGGAATTCAGGATAACATTGTGCTCAAAGGGAAAATATACCTTGATGAAATGTTCTTCCCTGTCATAAAGAGAAGAACGATTACGAAAGACGGAAAGAAACTTCGCGGCATATCAAAGAATAAGATTTGTGTTGTCGCAGCACACGACGGGCACGGGACAAACCTCATCATAGTTGAACATGTCTCCAAGCCCTCCCGCAAAAGCACATGGGCGGCGCTCGGGAATCATATACAGCCAGGCTCTGAACTGATTCATGATGGTGACAATTCTCATTCTGTTCTGATCGAGAAACTGGGTCTGTCAGAAGAGATCCATCTCGCAAAAGAAACGAAGGGATTGCCTGACGAAAAGAATCCGTTAGACAAGATCAACAACCTTCATGCTCTGGTAAAGCAATACATGCGCATGCATGGAGGATACAACAGAGAAGATCTACAAGACTGGATGAATCTGATCTGGTTCATCCTTTCCAAGCCGGACAACAGGTATGAAAAGATCGACTTATTTCTCAACATGGCGCTAAACGCACCAGGAAAAGTGCGATATCGGGACCGGATGGCTAAAAATGTCAATAAATAAGCCTATGAATACNTCTGGTTCATCCTTTCCAAGCCGGACAACAGGTATG contains:
- a CDS encoding IS1/IS1595 family N-terminal zinc-binding domain-containing protein, which codes for MNNLKKNRHFWGRSLRKLEWDKYHDISDSQKLISHTIHEWYNAKHPEFSADEIKFLNNRNIESCPHCGSTNFIKYGFYKNGMRCYLCHDCGHKFSPITNTIFDDRKIPISEWIEYLLYLFEFHSINSSARDNRNAESTGRYWLKKVFFVLNGIQDNIVLKGKIYLDEMFFPVIKRRTITKDGKKLRGISKNKICVVAAHDGHGTNLIIVEHVSKPSRKSTWAALGNHIQPGSELIHDGDNSHSVLIEKLGLSEEIHLAKETKGLPDEKNPLDKINNLHALVKQYMRMHGGYNREDLQDWMNLIWFILSKPDNRYEKIDLFLNMALNAPGKVRYRDRMAKNVNK
- the nth gene encoding endonuclease III translates to MKPEEILAQLDQLFPDARCELTHRNAYEMAVAVILSAQTTDASVNRVTPALFEAYPTVQDLAAAKQSDVERYIATLGLYRNKARSIIGFARDVVERYNGEIPSSMEDLTSLPGVGRKCANVIRSECFGIPSLAVDTHVSRIAKRLKLAAEKDDVDTIERKLCRKFPKETWISVHHHMIFFGRYLCHARNPECWRCPFVQDCREKKKYFGKTEKAGERS